A single window of Anomaloglossus baeobatrachus isolate aAnoBae1 chromosome 9, aAnoBae1.hap1, whole genome shotgun sequence DNA harbors:
- the LOC142251576 gene encoding P2Y purinoceptor 4-like produces the protein MLNTSANFTGCEPQEINPFIPIFLSFIFFIGFVLNCISLWIFWFRVKQWNSTVILQFNLAISDAIITPAAPLIIIYSLTDHWTFGTFFCQFKVFLLSTHMYGSIYFLTLISIHRYFSVAQSVKRMALTTKTFITKLCIGVWICLLLQGIPFFFVLQTSEVHGVTKCLSFHQTEQAVLFFVWNWVILFSGLLIPFTITLVCYSLLSRYILKVNPMNTLTNVMVSKSVQTIFVSLIIFIICYIPVHITRTTGVTITLFFPTMCTLLENVEVAYYITWMLSGTNCCLDPILYCYASERFKHTFTGWCSCLSRRGREDKITMDKTPSNQVESTSGQHGPRPTASTTDTGISVGVEK, from the coding sequence ATGTTGAACACGTCTGCAAATTTTACCGGGTGTGAGCCTCAAGAGATTAATCCCTTCATCCCAATCTTCTTGAGCTTCATCTTCTTCATCGGTTTCGTGCTGAACTGCATTAGCTTGTGGATATTTTGGTTTCGGGTAAAACAATGGAACTCGACTGTGATTCTTCAGTTCAACTTGGCCATTTCCGATGCCATCATCACCCCGGCAGCTCCTCTGATCATCATCTACTCCTTGACCGACCACTGGACCTTCGGGACTTTCTTCTGCCAGTTTAAGGTCTTTCTCCTCAGCACTCACATGTATGGGAGTATATATTTTCTTACTCTCATCAGCATTCACAGATACTTTTCAGTCGCCCAGAGTGTTAAGAGAATGGCCTTGACCACAAAGACATTCATCACAAAACTTTGCATTGGTGTCTGGATTTGTCTCCTCTTACAAGGAATTCCGTTCTTCTTCGTTCTGCAGACTTCTGAAGTTCACGGAGTCACAAAATGCCTCAGTTTTCACCAAACCGAGCAAGCGGTTTTATTTTTTGTTTGGAACTGGGTCATCCTCTTCTCGGGTCTCCTCATCCCTTTCACCATAACCTTGGTCTGCTACAGTCTCCTGAGTCGATATATCCTCAAGGTGAATCCCATGAACACTCTCACCAACGTCATGGTCTCCAAATCTGTCCAGACCATATTCGTCTCCTTAATAATTTTTATCATCTGTTACATTCCGGtgcacatcaccagaaccacgggGGTCACCATCACCTTGTTTTTCCCGACCATGTGCACCTTGCTGGAAAATGTTGAAGTGGCCTATTACATCACATGGATGCTATCGGGAACCAACTGCTGTTTGGATCCCATCCTCTACTGCTATGCCTCGGAAAGGTTCAAGCACACATTTACCGGTTGGTGTAGTTGTCTCAGCCGGCGTGGAAGAGAGGACAAAATCACAATGGACAAAACTCCAAGTAATCAAGTAGAATCCACGTCAGGACAACATGGTCCTCGGCCAACAGCAAGCACCACCGACACAGGAATCTCAGTTGGGGTGGAGAAATAA